The DNA segment AGGCGCTCAAGGGCGTTTCGCTGCAGATCAACGAAGGCGAAACCGTCAGCCTGATCGGCTCTAACGGCGCCGGAAAATCAACGCTGCTGATGTCGATTTTCGGCCAGCCGCGCGCAGCGGGCGGGCAGATTCTGTACCAAGGCGTCGACATTACGCACAAGTCATCGCACTACATCGCTTCCAACGGCATCGCACAATCGCCGGAAGGGCGGCGGGTATTCCCCGACATGACCGTCGAGGAGAACCTGCTGATGGGCACCATCCCGATTGGCGACAAGTACGCCAAAGAGGACATGCAGCGCATGTTCGAGCTGTTTCCACGGCTCGAAGAGCGGCGCACCCAGCGGGCAATGACCATGTCCGGTGGCGAACAGCAGATGCTCGCCATCGCCCGGGCGTTGATGAGTCGGCCGAAGTTGTTGCTGCTCGACGAGCCAAGCCTGGGGCTGGCGCCGATCGTTGTGAAGCAGATCTTCGCGACGCTGCGCGAGCTGGCGAAAACCGGCATGACGATCTTCCTCGTCGAGCAGAACGCCAATCATGCGCTGAAGTTGTCTGACCGCGCCTATGTCATGGTCAACGGCGAAATTCGCCTGTCCGGCACCGGTAAAGAGCTGCTGGTGAATGAGGAGGTGCGTAACGCCTATCTGGGCGGGCACTGATTAATCACAAGTTGTCCACAAACCCCGACACGCAAATGTCGGGGTTTTTTTATCTCTACCATCCGACACAACCCCTGTAGGAGTGAGCCTGCTCGCGATTACGGTGTATCAGTCAACGGTAATGTCGGCTGGAAAACCGCTATCGCGAGCAGGCTCACTCCTACAAGGAAAATGCGTGAGTTCGGCAATTGTGGAAAACAAATCCACCAAGCTGCCAAAGCGCGACATATAGACGCTGCAAACGCCTGTTTTTCCACAGTTTTGACTTGTCCCCGTTTGCTGTGGAGCTGGCTGTGAATAACGTGGGTGTAGTCGGCTGAAGGCCTTGTATGACGGGGCTTGTAGGCGATTGATTGTTTTTTGATCGGGTGATTTTGAGGGAGCGGCACGCGCCATTGTCAACCCTTTTATCGTGCCGCGAGCAGGGCCTCTCTGCCGCACGCCTGCCTGTGGATAAGTCTGTGATTAAACTCTGGAAAGACTTCGCCAAGGGCCGTCAGCACTGGCCTTGCGCAATCACTGCGCTGTGCGCTCTATCGTGAAGAATGCCCTGTCCGGCATAACTGCCACTGCCGGGTCAAGCAAAAAACTTTCTGTTTCGCCCGCAAAGCCTTGTGTGGCGTGGCTTTGCGCATTTCCACTTGCCCCCGGAAACTGTGGAACCGACTGTGGATAACATGCGCGTATATGGCTGCAAGCCACGCTGGCCGTGGCGTCGACAGGTTTGGTTATTTTTTATACAGCTTGTGGCAGTTGCCCGTAAAAGCGCGGGCGGGCATGCTGCCTGCTGATTTTCTATTCCAAGGGCTGCTGCGGTGGCCGAAGCAAGGAGAACACGATGTCCAACACCCTGTTTATCACCGGCGCGACCTCCGGTTTTGGTGAAGCCTGTGCCCGTCGTTTTGCCGAGGCTGGCTGGAAACTGGTGCTGACCGGCCGTCGTGAAGAACGCCTCAATGCGCTGTGCGCCGAACTGTCGAAGCAGACCGAAGTGCATGGTCTGGTGCTCGATGTGCGTGATCGCAAGGCGATGGAGGCGGCGATCGCCAATCTGCCGCCGTCGTTCGCCACCCTGCGCGGCCTGATCAACAACGCCGGGCTGGCCCTGGGTGTCGACCCGGCGCCGAAGTGCGATCTGGACGATTGGGACACCATGGTCGACACCAACGTCAAAGGCCTGATGTACGCCACCCGCCTGTTGCTGCCGCGTCTGATCGGTCATGGCCGCGGCGCTGGCATCATCAACCTTGGCTCCATCGCCGGTAACTACCCATATCCGGGCAGCCACGTGTATGGCGCGACCAAGGCCTTCGTCAAACAGTTCTCGCTGAACCTGCGCTGCGACTTGCAGGGTACCGGCGTGCGGGTCAGCAACATCGAGCCGGGACTGTGTGAAAGTGAGTTCTCGCTGGTACGTTTCGCCGGCGATCAGGAGCGCTACAACGCGACCTACGCCGGTGCCGAGCCGATCCAGCCGCAGGACATTGCCGAGACAATCTTCTGGGTGATGAACACCCCGGCGCACATCAACATCAACAGCCTGGAGTTGATGCCGGTGAGCCAGACCTGGGCTGGATTTGCCATTGAGCGGAACAAGGCTTGAGACTGCGCCGCTGCTGATCGCCAGCAGGCTGGCTCCCACATTGGAATATGTTCACCTGTGGGCGCGAGCCTGTTCGCGAAAGCAATTTATCGGTTAGCGCAGATATTCAGCCAGACCGCTGTAGCACGTCGCCAAATGATAGGGCGTGGTGGAAGGCATGTCCTTGCGACTGACTTCCCCCTGCTCATCCCGACACTCATACCAGCCGCCGGCATGCAGGAACCGCTGCTGCAACGCCTGCAATTGGCGCAGCACCGCCGCTTCACTGTCCGGACGCAATGTCAGCGCGCGCAGGTATTCCGCCTGAGCCCAGATGCGCTGGGTCGAATCCCGCGGCCGGCCGTTGCTTTCCAGATCAAGCATGGCGCGCACCGCACCGCAGGCTTCCAGCACACCGTACTGCTCGGTAAAGGCAAATGCGCGATCCAGTGCCCGGTGCAATTTCGAGTCGCGTAGCAGCGGCGAGGATTGCAGCAGGAAATACCATTCGAATTGATGGCCCGGTTCGTACCAGTTATCCACAGCGCCGAGCGGCTTTTCCATCAATACGCCATATTGCGGATCGACGAAGTGCTTGTGCATCGCTGTGCATAATTCGAGCAGGTCCTTTTGGGTCTGCGGGTCTTCGCGCACGGCCAGCGTCGCGAGGAACGCTTCGGCCAGATGCATCAGCGGGTTTTGCAGCGGACCGGTTTGCAGCGTCATCCAGTCTCGATCCAGACATGCCTCATACAAACCATCGCCGGTGGCGAAGCGACGGCCGATGATTTCCAGCGCGGCATTCAAAGTCGACTCGACCAGCGGATCAGCGGACTTTGCCCAGTAATGCGCGCAGGCGAACAGGATGAAGGCGTGGGTGTAGAGGTCCTTGCGCTGATCGAGCGGCTTGCCCTGGGCATCGATGCTGTAGAACCAGCCGCCGTGCTCGGCATCGTGAAAATGCCGTTGCAGCGAACGGAACAGCGCTGCCGCGCGAACTTCAGCGTTATCCACAACCCCGATCAGGCTGGAAAACAGGTACAGCTGCCGCGCGCAGGCCATGGCCCGATAGCGTTGCACGGGCATCGGTTGCTGTGCGGCGTCCAGCGCTTCGAAGGGCAACGCCATGTCGGCGTTCCAGCCCGGACCTTGCCAAAGGGGCACGATCACGTTGACGAAGTGCTGTTGCACAGCGCCGAACAGGGCGGTCAATTCAGGCAGGGCGGTGGAGCGGCAAGCGTGGGGCATGAGCGGACGTCGTCACGGGCAAGGGCGATTGCGCGACATGGTAGCAGAGCAGCGACCTTTAGCGACGCGGTGTCGGTCAGGCCGCCATCGCCAGCAGGCTGGCTCCCACAGTGGATTTGCGCTGTAAACAAAACCTGTGGGAGCCAGCCTGCTGGCGATGGAGCCGATGCAGACGCTAAATAATCAACCGGCGAGCAACCACACGCCAGTCGCCGCCGACGCCGCACCCGCCAACCGCACCAGCGGCGCCGCAGCCTGCGGCAACACGCGCACCACGCCATAACCGGCGGCATGCAAAGCGGCCGTGGCGACCACGAAACCCGCTGCATACGCCCACGGACTGCTCATTTCCGGCAACTCCAGCCCGTGCGCCACGCCATGGAACAACGCAAACAGCGCAGTCGCGGCCACCGCCATGACCAGCGGCGGACGCACCGCCAACGCTACCGCCAGACCCAGCGCCAGCACCGAGGCGGCAATGCCGCTTTCCAGCGCCGGTAATTCCAGCCCTTCAAAGCCGAGCAGGCCGCCGATCAGCATGGTGCCGACAAACGTGCACGGCAGCGCCCAGCGCGCCGGGCCTTGCTGTTGCGCCGCCCACAAACCAACGGCGAGCATTGCCAGCAAATGATCGAGGCCACCGATCGGGTGGCTGATGCCCGCGATCAGACCGCTGTCGCCATGCCCGGGATGGGCAAAGGCCAGCGCCGGGGCCAGCAGCAGCGCAAGCGCGCCAAGAATGCGTTTGAGTGTCATGGATAAGCTTCCTTGTTGATAAGTGAATCAGGCTGCGCTCAGCAGGCCCTGGCGTTCGATGAAGGCGATGATCTGCTCAAGGCCTTGGCCGGTTTTCTGGTTGCTGAAGACGAACGGCTTGCCGTTGCGCATGCGCTGGGTGTCGCTGTCCATCATTTCCAGCGAGGCCCCCACCAGCGGCGCCAAGTCGATTTTGTTGATGACCAGCAAGTCGGACTTGCAGATGCCCGGACCGCCCTTGCGCGGCAGCTTGTCGCCCGCCGAGACGTCGATCACGTAGATGGTCAGGTCGGACAATTCCGGGCTGAAGGTCGCCGACAGGTTATCGCCACCGGATTCCACCAGAATCAGATCGAGGCCTGGAAAACGCCGGTTCAGTTGGTCGACCGCTTCGAGGTTGATCGAGGCGTCTTCGCGGATCGCCGTGTGCGGGCAGCCACCGGTTTCCACGCCGATGATCCGCTCCGGAGCCAGAGCTTCGTTGCGCACGAGGAAATCGGCGTCTTCGCGGGTGTAAATGTCGTTGGTCACCACGGCGAGGTTGTAGCGCTCGCGCAGGGCCAGGCACAGGGCCAGGGTCAATGCGGTTTTGCCGGAACCGACCGGGCCGCCGATGCCGACGCGCAGAGGTTGTGTATTCATTTGATGTTTCTCCTAAGAGCGAAAGAGGCGGCTGTACTGGCGCTCATGGGCCATGCACGCCAGTGAAAGGCCGAATGCGGCGCTGCCGAGGTGATCAGGATCGATGCGGGTCGCGTCCTGCTGCGCTTGTTGCAGCAGCGGCAGCAGTTCGCTGGTCAGGCGCTGCGCGGCTTGCTGGCCCAGCGGCAAGGTTTTCATCAGCACCGCGAGCTGGTTTTCCAGCCAGCTCCACAGCCAAGCGGCGAGGGCATCCTGCGGGCTGATCCGCCAGGAACGCGCGGCCAGTGCCCAGCCAAGGGCCAGATGGGGTTCGGCGCATTGCTCAAGGAAGCAACGTGCGGGCGCGTCCAGCTCCGGCAGGCCGTTGAGCAATTGCTGCAACGAGTAGCCCATCTGCCGGCTTTCCAGATGCAGCTCGCGGGTTTCGCGACTGGCGCGATGGCGTTCGCAAATCTGCAGCAGCTCGGCCCAGTGTTCATCGGCGGCCGCCTGACAATGTGCAAGCAGCAGCGGCGCTTCGAAGCGCGCGAGGTTGAGCAGCAACTGATCGCTGATCCAGCGGCGCGCGCTGTCGGGGTTGTTGACCCGGCCGTTGTCCACCGCCATTTCCAGGCCTTGGGAATAGCTGTAACCACCAATCGGTAACTGCGGACTGGCCAGGCGCAACAGTGCCCAGGCCGGATTCACAGGCGTACGCCGAACTGATGGAGTTTCGGCGCGTAGTTGAAATCTTCGTCGCCATGGCGTGAATGATGATGGCCGCCGCCGTAGGCACCGTGTTCCGGTTGGAACGGTGCTTCGATGGCAACGACCTGCGCACCCAGTTGTTCGAGCATGGCCTTGAGCACGTAATCGTCGAGCAGGCGCAACCAGCCATCGCCGACTTGCAGGGCAACATGACGATTGCCCAAGTGATAGGCGGCGCGGGTCAATTCAAACGCGTTGGCGCAGGTGACGTGCAGCAATTGCTCGGGGCGGGCGCAGACCCGCACGATGCGGCCGTCTTCGGCTTGCAGGCACTCGCCGTCAAACAGCGGCGGCTGGCCGCGCTCCAAAAACAACCCGACGTCTTCGCCTTCGGCACTGAAACAGCGCAAACGGCTCTTGCTGCGCGCTTCGAAGGTCAGGTGCAACTCGGCGGCCCAGACGGGTTGAGGGTCGATTCTGCGGTGAATCACCAGCATCGGAAATCTTCCAGCAATGGACAATGATCAGGCTAGAGCAAGGGCCGCGCCAATCGGCCGATCTGTAGGAAATGACTGTCGGCGCGTGGCTGATCTTTCAACAGGCGGGAAGTTTCTGGAAGGTTTTGGTGCGTGAAGAATTTGTCATGCACCAAATCAATGCGGCGCTGCTGCACCTTTGTAGGAGTGAGCCTGCTCGCGATAGCGGTGTGTCAGATAGAGATGCTTCGCTTGGCATACCGCTATCGCGAGCTCACTCCTATATGGAGATGGGAGTGGCTGCGGTTATTCGGTACTGCCCAACCCCTGCCAGTGCTTGAGGCCGATAAAGATGAAGCGCAGCTGCTGGGTGATCTTCGCTTGCGGGGTCATATGCTCGGGCAACGCTTCGGCGGGCGGATCGATGATGTCGGGCAGGGTGGCGAATACTGATTTGACGATCAGGTCGGCCATCACGCTCAGACCGGCGATGTCCAGATGTTGGAGTTTGGGCATCAACGCCAGGTCTGCGGCGAGGTCGGCGCTGATGTTCTCGCGCAAGCGGCCAATCGCCTGACGCACCGGCAGCGAGCCGCCGTATTGTTCGCGGGCCAGAAACAGGAATTGCGAGCGATTGGCGCTGACCACGTCGAGAAAGATCCGCACCGAAGCATCGATAATGCCGCCCATGACGAATTCGTTGTGGCGCACCAGGCGGATGGTTTCGCGGAAGGTCTGGCCAACTTCGCTGACCAGCACCAGACCCAGTTCGTCCATATCGGCAAAGTGTCGATAGAAACCGGTAGGTACGATGCCGGCGGTTTTACTGACTTCACGCAGGCTCAGGCTGCCGAAACCGCGGCCGCTTTCCATCAAGTGGCGGGCAGCGTCCATCAGGGCGTTGCGGGTCTGTTGTTTCTGTTCGGCGCGGGGCAGCATCGCAGGGCGTGTTCTTTGGCAGGACAAGCGTCGCACTCTAGCAAATCGGCTTTGCCGGCGTCGAACGGGAGAAGGTGGGGCAGGCGTTGCAGCGGGGCAGAAAAGTCAAAAGCCCAATCCGGGGATTGGGCTTTTTTTCGAGGCCGCCATGGGCTTAGCTCAAGGCACTGTTGCGTTCGATCACACGGTCACCACCGCCTTCGGCGATTGCCTGACCCAGTGGGGTTTTATCGAAACCGTCATCCGCCAGAGTCTGACCTTGTGGAGTGCGGTCGCTACCGTCGGACGCCAGGGTTTGGCCTTGTGGGGTACGGTCGCTACCATCGGACGCCAGGGTCTGACCTTGTGGAGTGCGGTCGCTACCGTCGGAGGCCAAAGCTTGACCTTGTGGGGTGCGATCGGAACCGTCTTGCACCAGGCCTTTTTCTTCCAGACGATCACGGCCGCCTTCAGCCAGGGTCTGGCCTTGGGGAGTGCGGTCGGAACCATCGGCGGCTACGGTCTGGCTGAACACCGAGTGGCTGGATTTTACTTGCGGAGTGGCCTGATCGGCAGCGGGCAGGGCGAAAGCAGTGCTGGCTAGCATCGACAGGGTAAGGCTGAGCAGTAATTGGCGTTTCATGATGGGTTGCTCCTTGGGAGGGCGATAAAGTGGGTACGAGGGCAATGCTACTCTCGATAAGTCGATATAAAAGTTCATAAACGCAATGGTAATAATCAACAGAATTGATTGTTCGCTTCGAGGGCTCTAGATCGGGCCTTTCCGGCCGGTGGTTTTGCACTGAGGTGGGTATTTTCGACTCACTCGCGCCTCGCAAAAGTGCGGGTCGCGGTAACACTGCCCGACCGATCGGTCAGTTTTGCGGGCCTTTTTATGGCTTAAACTGCCTTTCCATTAAACCTGCGGGCCTTTCGCCAGTCACAGACTGCATGAGGGCCGC comes from the Pseudomonas granadensis genome and includes:
- a CDS encoding AGE family epimerase/isomerase, translating into MPHACRSTALPELTALFGAVQQHFVNVIVPLWQGPGWNADMALPFEALDAAQQPMPVQRYRAMACARQLYLFSSLIGVVDNAEVRAAALFRSLQRHFHDAEHGGWFYSIDAQGKPLDQRKDLYTHAFILFACAHYWAKSADPLVESTLNAALEIIGRRFATGDGLYEACLDRDWMTLQTGPLQNPLMHLAEAFLATLAVREDPQTQKDLLELCTAMHKHFVDPQYGVLMEKPLGAVDNWYEPGHQFEWYFLLQSSPLLRDSKLHRALDRAFAFTEQYGVLEACGAVRAMLDLESNGRPRDSTQRIWAQAEYLRALTLRPDSEAAVLRQLQALQQRFLHAGGWYECRDEQGEVSRKDMPSTTPYHLATCYSGLAEYLR
- a CDS encoding TetR family transcriptional regulator, which encodes MLPRAEQKQQTRNALMDAARHLMESGRGFGSLSLREVSKTAGIVPTGFYRHFADMDELGLVLVSEVGQTFRETIRLVRHNEFVMGGIIDASVRIFLDVVSANRSQFLFLAREQYGGSLPVRQAIGRLRENISADLAADLALMPKLQHLDIAGLSVMADLIVKSVFATLPDIIDPPAEALPEHMTPQAKITQQLRFIFIGLKHWQGLGSTE
- a CDS encoding HupE/UreJ family protein, which codes for MTLKRILGALALLLAPALAFAHPGHGDSGLIAGISHPIGGLDHLLAMLAVGLWAAQQQGPARWALPCTFVGTMLIGGLLGFEGLELPALESGIAASVLALGLAVALAVRPPLVMAVAATALFALFHGVAHGLELPEMSSPWAYAAGFVVATAALHAAGYGVVRVLPQAAAPLVRLAGAASAATGVWLLAG
- a CDS encoding ABC transporter ATP-binding protein, which encodes MTGPILELKNLDVFYGPIQALKGVSLQINEGETVSLIGSNGAGKSTLLMSIFGQPRAAGGQILYQGVDITHKSSHYIASNGIAQSPEGRRVFPDMTVEENLLMGTIPIGDKYAKEDMQRMFELFPRLEERRTQRAMTMSGGEQQMLAIARALMSRPKLLLLDEPSLGLAPIVVKQIFATLRELAKTGMTIFLVEQNANHALKLSDRAYVMVNGEIRLSGTGKELLVNEEVRNAYLGGH
- the ureE gene encoding urease accessory protein UreE — its product is MLVIHRRIDPQPVWAAELHLTFEARSKSRLRCFSAEGEDVGLFLERGQPPLFDGECLQAEDGRIVRVCARPEQLLHVTCANAFELTRAAYHLGNRHVALQVGDGWLRLLDDYVLKAMLEQLGAQVVAIEAPFQPEHGAYGGGHHHSRHGDEDFNYAPKLHQFGVRL
- a CDS encoding urease accessory protein UreF, whose product is MNPAWALLRLASPQLPIGGYSYSQGLEMAVDNGRVNNPDSARRWISDQLLLNLARFEAPLLLAHCQAAADEHWAELLQICERHRASRETRELHLESRQMGYSLQQLLNGLPELDAPARCFLEQCAEPHLALGWALAARSWRISPQDALAAWLWSWLENQLAVLMKTLPLGQQAAQRLTSELLPLLQQAQQDATRIDPDHLGSAAFGLSLACMAHERQYSRLFRS
- a CDS encoding SDR family oxidoreductase is translated as MSNTLFITGATSGFGEACARRFAEAGWKLVLTGRREERLNALCAELSKQTEVHGLVLDVRDRKAMEAAIANLPPSFATLRGLINNAGLALGVDPAPKCDLDDWDTMVDTNVKGLMYATRLLLPRLIGHGRGAGIINLGSIAGNYPYPGSHVYGATKAFVKQFSLNLRCDLQGTGVRVSNIEPGLCESEFSLVRFAGDQERYNATYAGAEPIQPQDIAETIFWVMNTPAHININSLELMPVSQTWAGFAIERNKA
- the ureG gene encoding urease accessory protein UreG, producing the protein MNTQPLRVGIGGPVGSGKTALTLALCLALRERYNLAVVTNDIYTREDADFLVRNEALAPERIIGVETGGCPHTAIREDASINLEAVDQLNRRFPGLDLILVESGGDNLSATFSPELSDLTIYVIDVSAGDKLPRKGGPGICKSDLLVINKIDLAPLVGASLEMMDSDTQRMRNGKPFVFSNQKTGQGLEQIIAFIERQGLLSAA